The nucleotide sequence CCTTCCTGATCCATACTGAATATTTGGTGGTTGCAAACCGAGAATCTTCGAAAATACCTTGTTCCTTGTCTTTGTGGTGAGATTGACAAAGAAACTCCTCTGATCCACGAGAAACATCTCTAGAGCACTTCGCCTGAGATTGTACTTTCTCAGATGGAGTTCCCGGAGTAGAGCAAGGGAGAAGCGAAAGTCATGCTTCATGTCTTGCTGCTGAGACTGAGACTGATCCACAAAAGCTATGGTATTTGCACTAATCTCCAATTTCCCTTTGATCCTAGACATCAACACTATCAATTCACACTCATAACTCACAATAATCTTCTCCCGATCAACTTCCTGACTCTGCGAATCCTCCATTATGGACACTTCCTGAGAGAATCTCAAGTCTTCTTCAAGTACCACAAATCCCTCTTCATCGGTGATATCTAGAGGAGTTGCTGATGGAATAATTGCTGGACCAAAATCCGCTGAAAGTCTTCTATCTTCATCAAGCGTGGTGTTATCCCTCAAACTAGCTGCCATTGTGTGAGGATTGTGATAGAGATTTGGCTCCAGTTTCATCCTCATTCGACTGAGATTTTCCCTATTGAGCAACTTCCAGTAGTCCTGCTTGACCACACTAAAAGAATCAACATAGAAAGGTCAAATAGAGAACATTGCGTTCTTACTGGGTCTAACtttgttatcacacttgcacattaaaattttaatatgattcacattaattgtcgctggtgagagcccaaatgtgtaatttgtgtgtttgaatcattctatattcaaaatttgatctatttgttgataaaaaggtaggcacgacccgcaaaatttgatataaattgatttatagcattaatgcgaaaaattaatgcaattttctctttaattttttaatgtgaaaaatatttatgctttaggtaaatttgaacttatttttgcaggtcaagtccacttctttatcaataaatagaaaaaccccaaatattaagtgactcaaagacacaaataacatatttcgacgctcacaagcgacaattaatgtgaatcacattaaaattttaatgtgcaagtgtgataacgccgtaaggacTATCCCAAGGAAGTTTGAGCTTTCCGCTGAGTACGTTTCTTAACCTACAAGGGCCAGGACTTATCACTGGCGTGTAAGACTCTTCATTTGAGGTACAGATGTAGTAAAGGCTGTAGCGCTGGGCGGGCATTGAGGGGCAATGACCTACCTTAAAACTtccaatgccctaccttaaaaaaAACCAGACACTAAGATAAAACTAAAAGGCTTCTACAGGAAGCTTGAAGTTTAATTCATTTATATAagttaaatcattcttaattctAAATTATAGCCTAATCTAAACACAGAAACATAACAGATCATGATCatataaaatgtttattataCATAACCCTAAATGGCAGAATGAGGACAATTACtcaaataaatataattgaagTTTGACTTCAattattggtaaaaaaaaaataataaaatgccatgtccaaaaacaataaatattgacGTACGATAACGCTTCTAAATCACGTAACCTCGAGAATGATCGATTGAAGTGCTTAgtgcaattggttaaaatcgtatAGAAAGCCAaacgataattttgtgaaaaatttaaatactttctcaaacatcttaaaaaaaatagaatataagTATATCAATCAATTTGGCATTATTATTAATGAGTTAAAATTGGAATTATttgatgataattttcactgGCTTCAGAACACTGCCCGAGAGAAGCGCAGCATAGAAACCCTAGGGCGATGCTGGAAGAAGCCAAAACTCTTGGAATTACTCTCTCCCCGCAATTTAAATTGAAGCGGTACTATGCATCTTAGATTGGGTCCCGCTCACGGGAGTACCCTATTCTCTCACTTTGATTACTCTATGCATAGAAAGAGAATTCCAGGGACCCCCTACAGCTCTGAATACTTGTGAAGCTTCCTTCCTTCCTCCCATACTCTTCACTGGAGTACTACCGAAGTACTTCCGAATTTTAATCCTTTATACCTCAGTCAGAAGAGTTTGAGGAAGAGCATTGGGGAGATCTAggcatcgttggaaaggtcttggtgacagctacaacatactaaaatttcatcaaaatccaTTGTCGCGTTTTTGAGAAATTCGTACTAATCgaaattgtgcaaaatctcCAAAGTAAATCGAAATGAGTTATCTCCGAGccgttaagggaatcactcgttgCGATCGAGTTAAAAACGTAGCCGTAGGAGCTAAGAGTTGAAAAATGAATGAAGAGATGATGTCAGGAAATGGAATTTCAGTCTTCTTCAACTTgttcttctctttattttatttttgtcaacGTTTCGGTCCTTTGGTTGGGACTGTCTCCAGGACATCAAAATTTGGGAGAACTATTGAAGAACTATTTGGGAGAACTAGGCGATGGGTGAACATCAAAAAGTGAAAAGTATTAGAGTAGTGACAGTAttgattttcacaaaattaacaATAGTTCTCCCAaattttgatgccctgaagacGGTCCCAACCAAAGGACCGAAACgttgacaaaaataaaataaagatgaGAAGAAGTTAAAGAAGACTGAAAATCCATTTCCTGACATCATCTATAATCTACATCCACACGGTCGAAACAAATTATCGTATGAATGGAGAGAGGTTCACCAGAAAAGCTATGAGAGTAACCTCCACGTAGGagtagacctaggacaaggtgactgATGGAAATTCAGGATCCTACCTTGGAGCGTCGTGGGAGCTAcagcgaacatcttcctgaagtagtAGAGGATCTTCAGATATGGGTTACTAACCTAGATGTCCTAACTAAGAGTTGTCCTAGCTAAGAGAGCTAAGAGTTAGATAATCAATGGAGAGGTTTTGGTCACTGAAGAAAGCTCACTGtcgcgtcgaaagctttggcgaaaaaaaaattgttgtttggTCTCTGAAAGGATCAGTATcactgacgcacccggaaggaggtCATCTCCCTATTGCATTATACATATTCTTCGTTAGTTATTATATTAGAATGGAGAGAGGTTCACCAGAAAACCTCTGAGAGTAACCTCCACGTGggagcagacctaggacaaggcgAAGTAACTTTAGGATCTTGCCTTTTATCGGCTTGGAATCGAacgcgaacatcttcctgaattGCGAAGGATCGTCAGGTCTGGGTTACTAACTTAGATGTCCTGAGTTCGCGATCTAGATTGGATTCGGACAAGCACAACAAAACACATAAAAGCTTCactagaaaatatttattttagaaaatcaacAGGAAGAGAAGTGTTTGGTATGCAATGAAGAAATTTGCTTGACTGGCAGTCTGGGAAGATCCTTGAGAGCAAGAATTGTGAGTTTGTGCATTTTAGGCTACAACAGCTTTGGCTGCTACAATTTTGGCGGGAGCAGCTGGGGCTACAACAGTCTTAGCTGCCACAACAGGAGCCGCTGCTGCCACAGGGACATCCCTCTGGACAACAGCATTGAATCCATTGACGGGATCAGCATAGTATTGAACCACACGTCGAGCACCATCAGGTTCAATCAGAGAATAAGATCCCCTTACAACTTCACCCTCTCGTGTTTCCTCTTGCGTCTTTGAGTCTCCCGTGAGGGTATCCTGGACATTGTAGGCATACTGGTACTGAGGATAAGCATCATCGAATTCAGCACGTGCAACAACAGGCGCAGCGGCCACGACTGGAGCTGTACGGGCAACAACTGGAGCGGGGGCAGCAGCAACAACTGGAGCAGCGCGGGCTACAACAGGAGCTGGAGCTGCAGCAACGACTTTGGCAGCAACGGGGGCAGGAGCAGCGACTAGAggagcagcagcagcaacaggaGCAGCAGCTACATAGGCAGCTGCTGTCCTAGAAGCCACAAACTGAGGCTGATAGACGGCACGAGCCAGAGGAGCAGCTGCATACGCAGCTGGCACTACAGGGGCAGCAGCATAAGCTGCTGATACAGGGGCAGCGGTATAGGCGAGGGATTGTACAGGAGCTGCAACAGGGGCAAATTGAACCACTCCAGCATTCACAGTGCTCACAAGAGCCACGACGCCAAGCTAGAAGATCACATAAAAGATCATTGCACTTAATCCTCTCTGGGTCACTTTTCTTCAACTTACAATAAGCAAACTCATTGCTGTGCTTGATAATAACTCCTCCTGGAGAATGACACTTAGTAAATCACACTTCACTGAGAAGATTCGACACACTGATACTGTCGATAATGTCCATCGGGTGCTTTTATACCCAACAATTTACCCATCAGATCCACCTCcacgacaaaaaaaaagtcactcACGGATGGTACTCTTGCAAGAATggccaaatatttcaaaataccaACGCGAAGCTCTCTCTTGATACCCAAAGCACGTGCTGACAATTCAAAAGCCATTGAGAAGACGCGTTGGATGAACAAACAGAGAATTGGTCAAGATTTTGAGGTCTTGGCATGAAGTTAAAAAAAGCTCACATGGCAGTGATAAGCAAAGCAACATTCTTCAGAAACGAGTCATCCTTTGCTGGCTAAACTTTCCTTAACTTAATCCATAgaatacaaataaaatattaataataagaaaagtttGTAGATGTTTGCAAAAGTTTGTTTAATAACAAGAACTTTTGTTGAAATTATGTGCTttatattcagttttttttttgtttgcttcCTGTAAactttttatcaaagttttccaaacaaattaaatgtttgtttttagtTTCATTCAACAAACCTTTAACGCAAAAGTGAACACTtaaccctccaacggaaaatcaccatttgaaattcaaaatatttgaacgcGTTCGGGCAGTTtcttgcacttttgcagagggcgctagtatagcaaatttaccacttGCTTGTGGGAATTCCGTCTATTTGCACGATATGTGACAAAAATGTAGCCGCGCTCACTACTATCCGTGCGTGTGCGAGAactattttatgcaaatttcgtCAAAACTGGTGCGAAAATTAATTAGGTTCGccactatttttttaataaaaacctaatgaaaattaaaaaaaaaaactttttttatattctatgCGATCGTCTTTATTCAGAATAACACACTAGCTGtgcaaacagacggaattcccataAGAAagtggtaaattttctatactagtgccctctgcaaaagtgcaagaAACTGCCCGAACgcgttcaaatattttgaatttcaaatggtgattttccgttggagggttaagtgttcaattttgtgaaatggTTTTGCATCTCCAACTAAACTATCAAGAATCACTGAATTATTCATTAATGATGTTTTTTGCAGGATGTATAGTATATCTTAGCTACGATACTTTGGTACAAAATATTTAGCAAGATTGTCAGGAAATTCGATCGGTATTGAAAAGATCTCGTTAAAAACAAGCAACATCCAAAATTGCAGTCCAGAAACTGTAATTGAAACTAGtatcacaattattttatataaggaATCATAAGATACGCCAATTTACATGTTTCTGCTTCATATATCCAGTTTTAccttttagggtaagtgtgccaaataccggccagtttgcaatttcggccaccttttttgttcctcgaatttccatgaatttttagtttttacatactctagaggttatacaatgaaaaagaataacaaaaaaaatgtagcttcgacaaatgagatggcgtgaaaaagatattggaagaatctcaaagggcaaggaactatgagaatgaagatggccgaaatagggcaccaaagctatgtctatatttttattcattttaaaaggtattaagaatgattttagagtaaataaagacggtaaactctttacaaggttcccagcaacactctttcaaaagaaagaataaaaaaaaatcaatttgtatttaaaatattacatttaaaacttgagactttgacgcttgcatgcaactctGCCGAAatgtggcacacttaccctatatgaatACGATTCCTGCataatattgcgaaattctatctaaaaaattgattttatccgTTCCAGggatttattttgatgtattcttttaaaatttaattaatattgaatatgtaataaaaataatttaaaaacataaCATTTTGTATCGCAATTTGATCAACTTCATTGAAATTGAACTGCAATAATGCTCTTTGgggcaaaaagctatctccctcgagatagctttttgcttccggaaaattccgaaaattttgtTTGGAGTGTTTTagagcaaataatatatgaaaaaacttgTAAGATCTACTATagtgattaaaaaattgattttgaaagcaaatttgaaaacgaataataatattataataattttgaaagtggtggaaataaaattagtgtttgtGGATTGAATTGAATATCCATCATAACgtttcagaagaggtttaaatgattggaaaggtagattcaaaacagttttttcaataagttccaatttaaaaaaaaatgtaaagaatataataatttaaataaataatagtaaGAACTGTCGAAGTTCACTGATTAAAGTTAcagccagaaaccatataaactgccttttcggatataaaatattacttcaatattttttttattgtttatgaaAGTTTCCTAATTAAATTTCGCTGGGTGTAGTATACTCCCAGCATAGAATCATCATGTGCCACGTTACCGTTGCCGTTAAGCCCAGAGTTGTTCCGGTTGTTCCTTTTCGGCGAAGGTTCAACttctttttatttgaaatatacaTATACTTCATCGTAAAGCACATAGGAGACATAGGaggatttttatttcgaaagtgAGATTTCGAATCAGAATTTTATCGTTTAAATCAGCCTTTAGTGAATCTACTTTTACAGTAGACGTAGATAATATTGATTTGAATCCGGAAATCAAGACGATATGAAACTAGATATTTATAGCTTCTATATCCATGATATTGATGGATTCGAATTTAATTCCCTTTCAATGTCTTTAATTTAGTTGGGAGAAAAGAGGaagtttttaaatatataaaaaagaacttttaagtGTCTAATTTCGCACTTGGTTAAATGATACTGTACAATTAATGGGTTATATTTCAAGTTCAAGTGAAAGTGATAGGTGCAGGTTAATTCAATAAAAGTATTGCAAGAAGCTACTGCACTTAAAGGTCAAAGTATTGTGGATAAGTGATCTTTAAAGTTGTTAGAAAGAGTTTATAAATTCTGCAGAAGGTTCCCACTTTCTAACACAAAGAGGTATGATTTTCAAGACGTATCATCTTCCAAGTTCCTCGATCTTACAAGTAGTATTTTCctatatcatttaaaaaaaagaagtaaaataaaCCACGTGTACTAAATCCATATGATTACCCATTTAAAATCGAAAGCActgtttattttcttttcttttcgaGGGAGTTACTTGCCTAAGAGATGAGTTCGAGGAATCCCAAGGTACTTGCACAAGATTACGTGGTGAGAAATACTAAGTTTTTATTCCACCCATAAGTGCTActtttattcacaaaattcaCACGTTCATCAAATCAATCTAAAACTTCTTGGACACCACACGAAGCTTGGATGGCGAAAAAGCAGTCCAATGTGACACTGGGTGATTGCATCGGATGATTAGATAATGGATTACCATGGAGagaatttgaagaaattttcacGGTGATTCAAGTGCAAATCCATGTGCATATTAATTATTGTCCAATGAGGCGCAAGTAGAGTAAATTTATGGGCCGCCAATAAATTCATAATTCACTAAAGactgcatttgaaattgatatGGAGTCACCATGAATATTAATTATTCACTCACAAAACATTATGCTATCATTAAGTATTCGATGTAGGACAGATAAAAATACATCATAGGATGGAATAATTACTAAATATTACACTTTATAGTAATTGATCATGGATGGTGGGAATTTGTGTACTCTATAATCAATTGCACGGTGATTTTCTCATAATATGCTAAATATGTTCCAGCTGATCGTCAAATACAAATTGACTTTCAATTCAAAGTATTATTCTCCCTCACACGTAATttatctcaaatgtcccaaaacACTAGacataataaataaatctaaCACGACAAAAGTCAGACAAATGAAACGTGAGTAATTGTTTTTCAACATTAATGCCCATAAGGTTGAAAGCAGAACAGAAGGAAAAGAGACCATTCAACacaatattgtaatttttaaaggCAATATAAAAAGACtacaaattgttattaatttagaaatattagTGAATGCTTTAAATGAGTCCCTATAATTTCTAGCTCATCTTAAGAAtaatcccaagtagcaaaatctcaCAGTAAAATTAGGTATTGAAAACGTTACTCACACGTCATTTAAATGATCAATAGTTAAATTCTGTAACagaatgacaatgtcatatgacaaatttaaaaattttgatgttaTGAATacgaaaaaattatagaaagcCAGATTTATTTCAGGTACTAGGAGCTTCATAGTGTTCCTTTGCAATGGCCATTCGATTCTCATTGGGCTTTAATGATATCCTGTTCCTGAATTTACCACAATAATTTGTCATTTGACAATGTCATATCACCTACAGGACAACATTAAGAGCTAGTGAGTATCGAATAGCGATTCCAAAGAGCTCTATGAAACTCTGAGTAATTAATCtgaatcgaattttcaaatattttctcaaatttacgacattaaaagttttaaatttgtcatatgacattgttatattattacagaattcccctactggaaagGTTTAAATTCAGAAGTTCAAAGGCTATATAATGAGGGGTCTGAGGGATCACTCTTGATATAAATTTGCAGGTCATCTGCATATAGGTGATACGAACACTCTTGTAGTTCAGCTGGAAGGTTATTAATAAAAAAGCGAAGAGATTAAAGGACCAAGAATAAAACCTTGGTCAATGGTCCTTTATTTAAGACAAGAGACGAAGATACCTGGTCAATAAGCTTGAAAAATTGGAAATGTTCACTAAAATTGGAATGGATGACAgtaaccaggggcatgacatttcctatatttcccatatgtttctagcgagccaaaaaaacttttgagtttattagctgttttctatcattgtagaatgaatttgaaaaaatagtaatacaaaataaaagccaatttaataacgaagcggctaccgaaaaccctaaattggcaacctacttagttttggagatatctcgtgaaatgtgtacgaaagcaggggaaaaaattacactaaaaccggtcgcatttttcagagctaatgtcacttcCCTGACAGTAACAGTATAGAAGAAGAGATCTAAAAAAAACCTGAATAACTTAAAGCAAAGTAAATCATGGGGAATGCTATCGAACGCCTTGGTTGAGTCAAGTAGGACCAAAACCACAAAGCGGCTTCAATCAACAGCCTCAGAAATGTCATGATTAACTTTTAAAAGAACGGAAATACTGCCGTGTCCACTACGGAAACTCGACTTGAAGACACTAAGGAACTTATGTATTATCCCTTCTTATACTAAAATAcccaatttcattattttagaaaaacttCCTTGAACAATTCAAATTCGTAAGATTTGtgtgtttaaaatataaatttacataATTAGTTTATTGAATAGTTTTTACATTTAGTTGTGGtacttgtaatttgggacacaATGCAATGATGATGCAACCAATGTCCTAAGTTTAAaactcaatatttttcaatacaaattgaatttttttgttacttgcTTTTCAGGAATATTCTTCAGAACTTTGTAAAGTAGTTAAgagtctttgttttctctaaaattaatgTGACTGCAATTTTGGACacattgcttgtaattttggacattttgctTGGAATTCCAGACAGCAGGTATTCCTTAATATCTGCTGCGAAATTCGAGTGGGGGCCACACTGTCCTTTTATGGAAGAATAAGAACAAACAATATGGGTTTCATTCGGTTTGTCTAGTTATTTTTCTTATCAGGCATGTTTTTTTAGGTTATTGCAGTTAAAGACTAGTTATTACAAGTAAATAATTCATTATATTTTGGAACATTAGTAAAATTGAATGTTATTCAGGATTTAGAAGCCTTCGGGATCTGGGCTAAGCCCCTGGTCTGAAACCCTTGCTACTCTTTCGGATTTTGCATAGGAGAACACCCCTTAACTGttgcttcaaacacttcatatttttccagtATATCTTCAATGAATCTTACCAATTCCTTTCAGGAAATttatgacttaagactagctattaaaatatattgccataggtaagtcaaattcattgaaaaatatgggaaaaatatgaagtgtttgaagccagagtgtgtacgaaaCCTGAAAATCTACTCCTGCAATTTGTCAAtaatggctccgacacaccatttagatcaggaaaatttcatgaagtcgaaattcgaatccttttctttctcacatgctttgtatatgtctgtctcattctctcgcactcttcttcttcttttaaacatcactccaaattcaatttagctcaatcgaatttggtatgcgaaagaatgagacagtaATACGCAAAACACGTGAGAAAGagagggattcgaatttcgacttcatgaaattttcctgatgtaaaaggtgtgccggggcCATAAACGACTTAATCTTTAATCCTTATTCCAATCCAATCCATATTTCTGAT is from Phlebotomus papatasi isolate M1 chromosome 1, Ppap_2.1, whole genome shotgun sequence and encodes:
- the LOC129799223 gene encoding cuticle protein 18.6 — translated: MSLLILGVVALVSTVNAGVVQFAPVAAPVQSLAYTAAPVSAAYAAAPVVPAAYAAAPLARAVYQPQFVASRTAAAYVAAAPVAAAAPLVAAPAPVAAKVVAAAPAPVVARAAPVVAAAPAPVVARTAPVVAAAPVVARAEFDDAYPQYQYAYNVQDTLTGDSKTQEETREGEVVRGSYSLIEPDGARRVVQYYADPVNGFNAVVQRDVPVAAAAPVVAAKTVVAPAAPAKIVAAKAVVA